In Papio anubis isolate 15944 chromosome 20, Panubis1.0, whole genome shotgun sequence, a single window of DNA contains:
- the LOC101008605 gene encoding LOW QUALITY PROTEIN: cytochrome P450 4F12 (The sequence of the model RefSeq protein was modified relative to this genomic sequence to represent the inferred CDS: inserted 1 base in 1 codon), whose amino-acid sequence MPAATAPKDDLFTRFLKPWLGEGIILSNGDKWSRHRRMLTPAFHFNILKPYIKIFNESVNIMLDKWQHLASEGSSRLDVFEHISLMTLDSLQRCIFSFDSHCQEKPSEYIATILELSALIXKRSLDILQHTDFVYYLTQDGRRFRRNLPLVLASEPSSRGALALPLRVLMISSRTKPSPRLWISLMCFC is encoded by the exons ATGCCAGCTGCCACTGCACCCAAGGATGACCTCTTCACCAGGTTCCTGAAGCCCTGGCTGG GAGAAGGGATAATTCTGAGTAATGGTGACAAGTGGAGCCGCCACCGTCGGATGCTGACGCCTGCCTTCCATTTCAACATCCTGAAGCCCTATATAAAGATCTTCAACGAAAGTGTGAACATCATGCTC GACAAGTGGCAGCACCTGGCCTCAGAGGGCAGCAGTCGTCTGGACGTGTTTGAGCACATCAGCCTGATGACCTTGGACAGTCTGCAGAGATGCATCTTCAGCTTTGACAGCCACTGTCAGGA GAAGCCCAGTGAATATATTGCCACCATCTTGGAGCTCAGTGCCCTTA GAAAAAGAAGCCTGGATATCCTCCAGCACACGGACTTTGTGTATTACCTCACCCAAGACGGGCGGCGCTTCCGCAGGAACCTGCCGCTGGTGCTGGCTTCTGAGCCATCATCAAGGGGCGCCCTTGCCCTCCCACTCAGGGTATTGATGATTTCCTCAAGGACAAAGCCAAGTCCAAGACTCTGGATTTCATTGATGTGCTTCTGCTGA